The proteins below are encoded in one region of Helianthus annuus cultivar XRQ/B chromosome 2, HanXRQr2.0-SUNRISE, whole genome shotgun sequence:
- the LOC110924754 gene encoding delta(14)-sterol reductase gives MPMDFFTPLLTSFIPSCNSVYLLLGFLSYLGISGSVLPGNVVAGASLADGTRLHYRCNGLISLLLLVGLLLVGAWMDLVSLTAISDRGLELLSTTFIFSVIVTLLLYVAGCKSKDRSASLKPHVTGNIIDDLWFGIQLNPNFLGVDLKFFFVRAGMMGWLLINLSVLAKSIQDANLSRSMILYQLFCVIYIMDYFFYEEYMTSTWDIIAERLGFMLVFGDLVWIPFTFSIQGWWLLSNNVDLPTAAIVANCFVFLIGYLVFRGANKQKHDFKKNPKALIWGQPPKVIAGKLLVSGYWGIARHCNYLGDLLLALSFSLPCGISSPVPYFYPTYLLILLIWRERRDEARCAEKYKDVWVKYRQAVPWRILPYVY, from the exons ATGCCGATGGACTTCTTCACTCCCCTTCTCACCTCCTTCATTCCATCATGTAATTCT GTGTATTTGTTACTGGGATTCTTGAGTTATTTGGGGATTTCTGGATCTGTTTTGCCTGGGAATGTTGTTGCTGGTGCGAGTTTAGCTGATGGAACTAGACTTCATTATCGTTGTAATG gacTGATATCACTTCTTTTGCTGGTTGGACTGCTTTTGGTTGGAGCTTGGATGGATCTTGTGTCACTTACC GCAATTTCAGACCGAGGGCTTGAGCTTTTATCTACGACTTTTATCTTCAGTGTTATT GTTACATTGTTACTTTATGTGGCTGGCTGTAAATCTAAAGACCGGAGTGCATCTTTGAAGCCTCACGTCACTGGAAACATAATTGATGACTT gTGGTTTGGGATACAGCTAAATCCTAACTTCTTGGGCGTTGACCTCAA ATTTTTCTTCGTGAGAGCTGGAATGATGGGATGGCTTCTTATCAATCTTTCCGTGCTTGCAAAATCTATCCAAGATGCTAACTTGAGCCGATCAATGATCCTCTACCAGCTGTTTTGTGTG ATCTACATTATGGATTACTTCTTCTACGAGGAATACATGACATCTAC atgGGATATAATTGCAGAGAGATTAGGGTTCATGCTAGTATTTGGAGATTTGGTGTGGATTCCCTTCACATTTAGCATTCAG GGCTGGTGGCTTTTGAGTAACAATGTGGACTTACCAACAGCCGCAATCGTTGCAAATTGCTTTGTATTTCTGATAGG GTATCTTGTCTTTAGAGGTGCTAACAAGCAAAAACATGATTTTAAGAAAAATCCCAAAGCCCTAATTTGGGGTCAACCACCGAAAGTTATCGCAGGAAAATTACTTGTTTCTGGTTATTG GGGTATAGCAAGGCACTGTAATTACCTTGGCGATTTGTTACTGGCACTATCCTTCAGCTTACCATGCGGAATAag CTCTCCGGTTCCATATTTTTATCCGACATATCTTCTGATTCTGCTGATATGGCGCGAGAGAAGAGACGAAGCTCGATGTGCAGAGAAATATAAAGACGTTTGGGTGAAATACCGGCAGGCTGTCCCATGGAGGATTCTGCCATACGTTTACtaa
- the LOC118486280 gene encoding uncharacterized protein LOC118486280 → MNKAFKDQIERNLEVYVDDIVIKSHDEEVMLKDILETFTRLRSINMKLNHKMCTFGVEEGKFLGVMVGSRGLRANPDKIDVVLTMKHLTSVKEIQSLNGRLAALHRFLSKAADRSLTFMDVLRKTFRSEFKWTNEAARAFEELKIYLGTLPTLTVPKEDEVLTMYLAASRGANSAVLVAHRTGAQIPIYYVSRTLKDYETRYPNLEKLALALVHVSRRLRRYFQAHPIEVRTDQRIQHVLRRPEVSGRMAKWAIELGAFNITFRTKGPLKGQVIADFFRNAGGQGNGASSAEGAGAGLILTDPDGIDITYAPRLEFKSSNNEAEYEALLAGLRLAAKVGAKNVVSHVDSLLVANQVNGGYEARETNMIEYLEQ, encoded by the exons ATGAACAAAGCCTTTAAAGACCAAATCGAGCGAAATTTGGAAGTATATGTCGATGATATCGTGATCAAAAGTCACGACGAAGAAGTTATGTTGAAAGATATTCTAGAAACATTCACCCGACTTCGAAGCATCAACATGAAGTTGAACCATAAAATGTGTACATTCGGAGTAGAAGAAGGGAAGTTTTTAGGTGTCATGGTTGGGTCACGTGGCTTACGAGCCAACCCCGACAAGATAGATGTTGTTCTCACTATGAAGCATCTGACTTCGGTCAAAGAGATCCAGTCCTTAAACGGACGGTTGGCTGCCCTCCATCGTTTCTTGTCGAAAGCTGCAGACAGGTCGCTCACATTTATGGACGTATTACGAAAGACTTTCAGATCAGAATTTAAATGGACCAATGAGGCTGCTCGTGCTTTTGAAGAACTCAAAATCTACTTGGGCACATTACCGACTCTCACCGTCCCAAAAGAAGACGAGGTGCTAACAATGTACTTGGCCGCATCACGCGGCGCCAACAGTGCAGTTTTAGTCGCCCATCGAACCGGAGCTCAGATTCCCATTTATTACGTTAGTCGAACGTTAAAAGATTACGAAACAAGGTATCCAAATTTGGAAAAATTAGCTCTGGCCTTGGTCCATGTGTCACGAAGGCTCCGGCGATATTTCCAAGCTCACCCAATCGAGGTTCGTACAGACCAAAGAATCCAGCACGTCCTCCGACGACCTGAAGTATCGGGTCGAATGGCAAAATGGGCGATTGAGTTAGGCGCTTTCAACATCACCTTCAGAACCAAAGGCCCATTGAAAGGGCAGGTGATAGCCGATTTTTTTCGAAATGCCGGAGGACAAGGAA ATGGAGCTTCGAGTGCCGAAGGTGCAGGTGCCGGACTAATACTAACTGATCCTGATGGCATAGACATAACGTATGCACCCCGACTAGAGTTCAAGAGCTCCAACAACGAAGCCGAGTATGAGGCATTATTGGCCGGCTTACGCTTAGCAGCCAAAGTTGGAGCAAAAAATGTCGTATCCCATGTTGATTCTCTACTTGTAGCAAACCAAGTAAATGGTGGATACGAAGCAAGAGAAACTAACATGATCGAGTACTTAGAGCAATAA